The proteins below come from a single Panicum hallii strain FIL2 chromosome 7, PHallii_v3.1, whole genome shotgun sequence genomic window:
- the LOC112901182 gene encoding probable carboxylesterase 13 — protein sequence MSSAEAAAGDRDDDEVVHDFAPLLVVYKSGRLERPIAMPPVPPGLDAVTGVASRDVALSPHSFARLYLPPAATDENSRKLPVVVYFHGGGFVIGSAASAAYHRCLNDLAAACPAVAVSVDYRLAPEHPLPAAYEDSLAALEWALSASDPWLAAHGDPSRMFLAGDSAGANICHHLAMHLGIRGAGLRGVVLIHPWFWGREPVGGEPWGPAKMQKGLWEFVCPGAVGGEDDPRMNPMAPGAPGLEGLACGKVMVCVAEGDVLRWRGRLYAEAAARARGAEPRVELFESEGVGHVFYLLEPAAEKARELLDRIAAFVSTE from the coding sequence ATGTCGAGCGCCGAGGCCGCTGCGGGGGACCGGGACGACGACGAGGTCGTCCACGACTTCGCCCCGCTCCTCGTGGTGTACAAGAGCGGCCGCCTCGAGCGGCCCATCGCCATGCCGCCTGTCCCGCCAGGTCTCGACGCCGTCACAGGCGTCGCGTCCAGGGACGTGGCACTCTCCCCGCACTCCTTCGCGCGCCTCTACCTCCCGCCCGCCGCCACCGACGAGAACTCGAGGAAGCTCCCCGTGGTCGTCTacttccacggcggcggcttcgtGATCGGGTCGGCCGCGTCCGCCGCGTACCACCGCTGCCTCAACGACCTCGCCGCGGCCTGCCCCGCCGTCGCCGTCTCCGTGGACTACCGCCTCGCGCCGGAGCACCCGCTCCCCGCCGCGTACGAGGACTCCCTCGCGGCCCTCGAGTGGGCGCTCTCCGCCTCTGACCCGTGGCTCGCGGCGCACGGCGACCCCTCCCGCATGTTCCTGGCCGGGGACAGCGCGGGCGCCAACATCTGCCACCACCTCGCCATGCACCTGGGCATCCGGGGCGCCGGCCTCAGGGGCGTCGTGCTGATCCACCCGTGGTTCTGGGGCAGGGAGCCCGTCGGCGGGGAGCCCTGGGGCCCCGCGAAGATGCAGAAGGGCCTGTGGGAGTTCGTGTGCCCCGGCGCGGTGGGCGGCGAGGACGACCCCCGGATGAACCCGATGGCGCCGGGCGCGCCGGGGCTGGAGGGCCTGGCGTGTGGGAAGGTGATGGTGTGCGTGGCCGAGGGGGACGTCCTGCGGTGGCGCGGGAGGCTGtacgcggaggcggcggcgcgggcgagggGCGCCGAGCCGCGCGTGGAGCTGTTCGAGTCGGAGGGGGTCGGCCACGTCTTCTACCTGCTGGAGCCCGCGGCGGAGAAGGCCAGGGAGCTGCTGGACAGGATCGCGGCGTTCGTCAGTACGGAGTGA